tccaaattctaaaattttagagtaTAAAATCCAATTACCCCTAAACTAGCAGTTTAGTTTGCAATTTAGccttaaaaaatgtcatttcataCTCTATTCAagttatttaaattaaaatttgaaattcaaattattctctctctctctctctctctctctctctctctctctctctctctcttatataacTACCGTAAAACCCCTTTCTCTTGACCTAACTCCATCACATACAACCCACTACTCTGCCATGAACCCAACTTCAGCTTCAACTACCAAGCACCTCCAAACCCAATCACCAGAGAAACCCACCTTCAAGTACCAAACCAAGGTTATCAAGATAGAGATCCTATGTAAGATCGTGGGAGGTAGGTGAGATCATAGATCGTAGAATTGGAtcgtggatcgtaagatcctagctattttcatatttaaagcaaaaaaaaaaaaaaaatgcacacacacattaatagtgactttgtatgttgaataatcatgtaaattatgaattcatccataaaaaaacaaagatttgcatcatatgatgtaatttgcataCCATTCATCGTTACGTCTATACtaacgaaacaaatatatttaagtgtTGACCCAGTGTatttaaaaagttcaataaatatttaattagcaaccaagtaccaaaatatttatcaacacatatgaaaaatattttctaaattctaagttccaagtttaaaattcaaaataagttaggaaatggaaactagctaactacaatatgaaatccaaaagcaagAGGAATATTAAGGTAGAGTGAACATTTAATCATTCGCATTCTAGGGTTCTTATAACCACCGTCCTAATCATCATtcatttcatcatctatgtaAACACTGTATATTTGTATGCTAGAGTTACAAAAGACATCAAGATACAGCTTCACACTTaactattcaagttataccactcaataaaattacagagcatgctcaaaaaaattaatcaatcaatatagAAATACAAgcataattgataaaaattatatataaaaagacaTTTTAGTAATATCAGAACACACATTAGTATACTGattaaacaaatttaacaacattatagCTTAAAAGGTAGCAAAGCTAACATCAAATTCTTTATTTAGAAATGATGAAACATTCCTTCAGATTGATGACAAGTGAACTAGAAATTAGAAAACATTTGACTACATTAAcataattttctagaaaaaaaaaagtcgtaCCATCACgaaatggaaaaattaaacccttaaaaatttcatcaaaataaaaaatttatcccataaataaataaataaataaaagcaaagatTTATGTTTTGATATATGATCCTACAATCCTATGCGATTCTACAATTTTTATAATCCTAGTGCGATCCTAAACGTTTAGGTGACGTAGGATTGTAAAATCATGTGATCCTACGATCCAgatcgcgattttgacaaccatgcaTCAAACCTACTAACCACCGGCCAGTGGCCACCATTGAGACCAATCCACCACCATTGCTAAACATATCtctgcatgagagagagagagagagaacaaatataataattaaattaaatttagtgTTGGCAATGAACAGTGCTCATTAAGTTTGGGGTGGTACTATGTTCATTTGCAACTTTTGTTCggtattttttttagcattgGTTAATCAAAACTTTTGCTAGGTTTAGCCTTTGGCGAGCCTACTGTGAATgctaagagcatttgcagcagtagAGCTATATAggtataattgtatttttttagctttttatcacaaaaaacaccatgcagcagtggagctaaatctaaaagatTTAGCTCCTCAGCtatagtgcacatctatttttagatgtgcactgtagctcacaggtaaaaaaaaaaaaaaaacttttttattacaattccCTCTCCTCTCCAATTAAATATACATTtcctattctctctctctctctctctatccgacttctctctttcttctttcttcctcaattttttttttctttcttaattttttttcctctcgtTCTCGCCGGCCAGCTCCCTCATCTCCCTCATCCCTCAGCTCGCTGGCCAACTCTCTCATCGCCGATCTGTTCCGCCGACCCACCCCAAGCCCCATCGCCCACATTGATTCTGACGACGATTCCGACGAGGAAGCCCCCGACGCTGCAAACACTGAAACTCCGATGAAGACGACTCCTCCATTCGCACCTTCACCACAGCTCGCCTCGACGCCGCCAACGCGGGTGGAGGCTCCGGTTTGGCTCAGCTCGAAACACGCAGATCAAGACGGAGAATCTGAGCTCCTCCGCCACGGTTAAGATCAAGAATCTGGGTCCCACAGCTTAGGCCGGGAGCTCGGTGCCTGGAATCGTTGTTTAGAAGTGATTGATTCAATGAATTGAGAATAGAAATGGTGTTTGTGGAATTTGTGAatgtggttgtggttttgttttttttttttctatgttctGTTGTGATTGCCAAAGTAGATGGTGGTTGTGgccagtggtggtggtgggtgtggcTGATAATGGAGGTGGTTGTGAATGATGGtgtggaggttttttttttagtgagatatattattttattgtagttgttatattattttattgggatatttatattattttattagattaaaagctaaaatagatccactgctgtagcatgtgtggagctaaaatagataaagtgactttttgtatagctaaaaagctaaaaatatagATCCACTACTATAGATGCTCTAATAAATACCCAGGAGGCTTTTGGCTTCATGCGTGTGGTCTCCGCACGAAAACAACTTGTATTCAAAGAATCAAATCTCCCTTTCCCAAGCTGAGAAATAAATCAGGAAAATGTGAAAAGCTCTCACCAACACAAGCAATCACAGCGTCAAAAACACTAAAGAGGCTCAGGACAGGTAATTCACAAAAGAAGAGTCATTTACATAAAAAGCAGCAAGTtacaaaacataacaaaaaaaaagaaaaaaaaagagcttaattCATCAAGCACACACACTCCAGTCTGGTAGACTTTAAGGTCTAAAACCACTTTCAATTCAAGCACCtcctttttttcctcccttATGTTGGCCGAATCCAAGCAATTTGTTTAGCAAGTTGGACCCGATAATCTTAATCACAATGGCAATAATACAATTATACAAACCATGTGCTAATAGTCAAAAGGCCATCCTGAATAACCCATCTCGTTGCTTTCATGGATAGTCGGAGAGCTGCTTCCAGCAGCTCCATTATGATTAGAGCTAGAAGTAGATGAGCGGAATGGCCACAAATAAGAGAATGGGTTCCTTCTTCCTTGAGTCTCCCTACTATTTTCCCTTCCATCGGCATTACCACTATAGTTGTTGCTTCTACTTCGACTATTTGAGCTACGGCCACTACTCGATCCTTGTGGTGGCAGTTCTTGGCGGCATACAGGGCATGAGTTGTGCTGGACTAGCCATGGGACAATACAATCTGTGTGATACATATGATTACACGGCATTTGCCTTGCTTCAGACCCCATCTCAAATTTATCTTTGCAAACAGGACAGTGTGAATCGGAACGAAGATGCTTCTGTGTGATCTTAATAGTTGGCATTGCATCAATTGAAGATCTAGATGCTGGGGGAGGGCCTCGCCGATCATTAGCCGAAAGCTGTTCAAACAGCTCTTCCAGTCCAGGACCTATGAAATAGTCACCAGCATTACCCCGTGTAAGACCAATCCCAGGAGTTCCATTGAAAAGAGCTTCAACTCCACCATTTCCAGACAACCTAAAAGGAATTTGGCCACCAAAGATCAGCAAAGGACCAAAACCAGGAGCATGTTCCGGAACTGCATCTGATCTTGCCCTGATATCATGTCCACGGCTTCTGTCTGCCAATCGCTGCCTCATAAAAGCTGAGAAAGCTTCCATAAGCCCTAAACTCCTATCGCGATCTTCATCAATGTCCAGTCCAAATAAATCAAATGGGCTGCCACGCATCATATCTTCAAGTTCTTGAACAAATCCTCCATTACAGCTGGGGCAGGCTCCATCTCGTCCGCGCAGTCGAACTCGCCGGCTGCAGCGGTAACACCAATGGGTTTCTCTGCCACTTGACATCCTTTCTTCACCCTCTCCCCTTGCAAAGTTGtgaaaaccaaacccaaaactcGTCCCTGGAGCTCCTCAAACCTTTAACTATTATCTGAACATGCTGTCTAAGTTTGCAATAAAAATTAGATATAACACAAGCTTTTGAAACATGGTAAGTATAAACAAACTAAAGCATATAAAcaggaaatttgaatttttgtatcaCAGCCTCATCTCCACTAATAAGtaattacaaaacaaaatattttataagataTGATGCTAATTAATTTGTCtaggatttttttgtttttctgataAGTAATTTTTCTGGATTAAATATAGGATCAGAAGACCATATCTTTGATCATTCCATATTCCTTCATGCTCGCCCCACCCCCcacctttaaaaaaagaaaaaagaaaaaggaaagcacaaaataaaaataggaaattcctatttataaaatttaaaaaaaaaaaatgagagagagagagagagagagagagagagagagaggaatgtCCTATAGTTATACCCTTATCAAATCAGAATTTATGAGTACAGCAATAAAACAAGGAATagaggaaaggaaaggaaaatcaAATATCCCCAAAAACATGAACCACAAACAATAGCAGAGTAATGCTCATATTGAAGATCGAAAACACAGCCAAACTCTAAGAGAAAACAAGCATTAAATGATCTAATAATACATAAACCCCGTAAGATATGaggtaaaagaaaacaaaagccACATAAAGAGACAAATAATACAAACCAACAACAGAATGACACAATCAAATCTTATGCCAAAATCTATACGCACACAAATTGACACATAATAGCAGATGGAGCTATATTTAACTTCAAATGCAACAGGTTCATTCCATACAAACAGTTGCTCAAAACTTTCTATTCTTTTGAGAAGATCTTGTTGTGTGCATGATCATGCTCAAACCAGTCAACATTCACCGATGATTGTATAAAATCCTTCTCTTTCTTATTTACCTACTGTTATTCTTTGTTTGGTGAGATATGAATAAGACCCACCCCAAACCAAGCCCATCATTTACAACATGAGCCAACGCTTGAGGGAACTATACAATTATCTATATACTACTACACAAAGGAAGTTGTGAACTCAAAAACTTTAGCAGCCACCATACCATATGTATGACtttaagaaaatcaattatCATTTATAGTTCATAGCTAGGTTAATTATAATACTTCTAAATGATATTCAATCCAATTAATACTACTGCTATGGTTTCCACTTGCTTTGTAATCGTCAttcattattaattaaagaaaaaagccCTTCAGGTTTAAAACacttttttgggtaaataacAATATTTACTCATATGAAAAACACGTACATTGGCTAGCTTTCTCTAgctcatgtttttatttttatttttcttttgtactctTCTATGCCTTTTTAGTACACACCCTGTGTATTGggatttcatttttcttaatttaatgaGTTTATTaacctattaaaaaataaagtgtagCCCAAGTACACGGGGTATACTATGGGTACATCAAATCAAAGCCTAGTACAATGATTAATCAAATCTAAgagggtgaaaaaaaaaaaaaaaaaaaaacttgagccTAATCCTACCATCAACCAAtacaaagatttaaaaaaaaaaaaacagttttagaTCTATAATAGTTCGTTCCAAGCATTCCGACAGTAATTCTCTTCATGTACAAGTTTCATATGCTCCATGCTCATTTACTAGCACGACACACTAGCAGATTCTAAATGAGCAAAGGGATCCATCAGCCATCATCACAAACGAAAGattgaaatgaataaaaatcgTTAAACCCAAATCCAGTTACtaaaaattgcagcaattgcCCCCATTTTCCCAAAAGAAAATGCCCCAGTGCTATGTGGTACAAAAATAGAAGCATTCAACTTAAAAAAAGCTTCCGAATAAAAGAATATACTACTATACTAGTCGTTGAAATAAATGCTCGACTAAAGACTAAACTACAAGAAGGCAACCTATGATTCTACACCAAAATTCAAACAACAGAAAAGTGGCAAATCCCCAATATTTATGctttatttgttaaatttttcaAGGCCAACAACAAAAGCTTAAAATACCCAGATCCATTCCAGAATATCCAATTAATTTATCCAATTAATTTCTACTTATGATCAAAGTAACAGAAACAGTTACCCAATTTGAAAGATCTAATGCAGCACTTTCAACCgccaacaaaaatcaaatatctgagaaaaacacaacaaacaacccttgtttggttgctaagaaaaacAAAGGCAAATCTATAAACAGagtaattttttactattttgggTTCCCCGTTGACCTCAGATTAATCCAACGAGTCAAGTCAAGCttaactatatataattataaaaaaaaaaaaaaaaaaaggtcatttcTAAGATCCCAactgataaaaaaaatccaGGCATTTACAAAACCctgatattttgatttttgagtacaGTTTATCAagttttctcggcaaccaaacagaaatgaaacttgttttttattttttatttatataatttgaagTATAGTGTTGAAATTGTGAAGTGTTGATGTGATGAGAAGATGTGCGGTTGAAACGTACCTTTGGGAGATCGAGAGAGCAGCGAATGGATCGATCGATGGGTTTTTGCGATGAGGGAGAGAGAATGGGTGTGTTGATGAAAACCCTAATAGGTTGACtgattgagatttgagagtaGAAGGTGtggaattttgggttttttgtttttattggttgtttatagttttttttttttttttttaagtctggAAGGAATCAATTTTATCTTAAATTACACGTGGCGATTACTGAGCCAGCTACGTCtcttttatgtctttctctCACTCACTCATCGCTTCACTAGTTCAGTGTCAGGGGTGGTTAATTAGGTAAATACCATTTAACGTCGGCAACAATTTGTGTAGCTCAACAACTAGTTGACACTTGCCAGTTGCCACTTCATGTGTCAGGGACTGCATTGAAACCGTCTTGTCCTGTGTCAATTTTCTCCGCCCACTGctacaatttattatttaataaagtaagatattatatttttacgaTAAATGATAACTGGTTAGTTGTtgttggttcaaatttgaacttaacattaatattacttttttttccaataataacaaccagcaacaacct
The DNA window shown above is from Quercus lobata isolate SW786 chromosome 7, ValleyOak3.0 Primary Assembly, whole genome shotgun sequence and carries:
- the LOC115953093 gene encoding probable E3 ubiquitin-protein ligase RHC1A → MSSGRETHWCYRCSRRVRLRGRDGACPSCNGGFVQELEDMMRGSPFDLFGLDIDEDRDRSLGLMEAFSAFMRQRLADRSRGHDIRARSDAVPEHAPGFGPLLIFGGQIPFRLSGNGGVEALFNGTPGIGLTRGNAGDYFIGPGLEELFEQLSANDRRGPPPASRSSIDAMPTIKITQKHLRSDSHCPVCKDKFEMGSEARQMPCNHMYHTDCIVPWLVQHNSCPVCRQELPPQGSSSGRSSNSRSRSNNYSGNADGRENSRETQGRRNPFSYLWPFRSSTSSSNHNGAAGSSSPTIHESNEMGYSGWPFDY